CCAAAAACGCTTGGCTCTGACGATGGGGGACATCCAGGAGCAGGTCAAGCAGGGATCGTTAAAATCGGCTCATGGGCTCATTCGCCGACAATCTGATGAACATTCCAATCGGCTCCCGGCCCTTGCCGAACCGTTTCACAGAGCCACGGAAGCACTACATTCATTTCGCTTGAAAGGGTAAAGGGCGGGTTAACCATAGTCATGCCTGAACCCAACATACGGGTATCCGGGCCGCTTTTGCCCGCATTTAGTTCCAGTGCCAGGATGTCGCGCAGCCCTGCCTCCTCGAAGTCCTTGTGCATTCGTGAAATGGCCCGTGCATCCTTCATCGGATACCAAAGGGCAAAGGTGCCTGTTTGCCATTTCCGCCAGCTTTTGATGACCGCTGTGGTCATGTCGCCGAATTCGCTCGTTTTTTCAAAGGCCGGGTCAATCAGGACAAGCCCGCGTTTTTCCTTGGGTGGAAGGAAACTGCCAAGCGCCAGCCAGCCGTCCAGATGGATCGTTTTCACCTGATGATCGCCTGCGAACAGATTTGAAAGGGTTTCAAAATCCGCCGGATGAAGCTCGGTAAGGGTCAACCTGTCCTGTTTTCGCAGCATGCGCCGGGCAAGCAGTGGAGAGCCTGGGTACGTTTTCAGCGTGCTGTCGCCATTTTCACCGCGCACGACATCAAGCCAGGGAGCCAGAAGCTCCGAAACACTCTCCGGTATATCACTGGCGAGCACCTTACCGATGCCCTGTTGCCACTCTCCCGTCTTTTGGGTTTCTTCCGACATCAGATCGTAGCGCCCGATGCCCGCATGGGTATCGATGATCCGGAAACCCTTTTCCTTGCGCTGGAAATACTTGATCAGACGCGCCAAAACGGCATGCTTCAGAACGTCACCAATGTTGCCAGCGTGGTAGGCGTGCCGATAGTTCATTCCGCAACGCCCAGTGGGTCTTTGCGTAGGAAAACAACGGCTTTTTCGCCGTGATCCGCCGTGCCGATTTCTTCAAAGCCGAGCCGCTGATGGAACCTCAAAGAGCCTGGGTTTGGTGGCCTCGAGTTCACCTCGCAGACGAAGCTGCGGCCTGTGTCTTTCAGGTGATCGAACAGCGCCTTGTAGAGTTTCTCGCCAATTCTCAAACCGCGCCGAGTTTCATCGACACAAATGCGGTCTGTATAGGAAAAGTTGGAGACGTTTTTGCTCAGCCAGCGATAATTCGCGCTGGCATAATCCGCACCGTCGCTGATCGACAATAGAAAACCCACGGGCTCCTCGTCGATCTCCGCAACCAGGCAAACAAGCGATTGGCCGATCAGATCCAGAAGTTCTTCTGCAGACAACTCGTTCACAGCCGGCACGGCAGCGTTGTTCAGGGGCAGCAAGCAGCTCAAATCCCCTGGGCGGAACGGCCGGACATTTGCGGTCGGATTTGAAGTTGTCGTCATCTGCTGCCTTTCTCATGCGCATGATGGCAGCCTTATAGTGCGTGGCGTGCGGCAATAAAAGCAGGCTGGATACCTAAAACAACGGGCGCACCAGTGATGCGCCCGGAATTGTGTGATGCAGGGCTTCCGGCCGAGGCCGGAAGAGTGC
This window of the Roseibium alexandrii DFL-11 genome carries:
- a CDS encoding 23S rRNA (adenine(2030)-N(6))-methyltransferase RlmJ, giving the protein MNYRHAYHAGNIGDVLKHAVLARLIKYFQRKEKGFRIIDTHAGIGRYDLMSEETQKTGEWQQGIGKVLASDIPESVSELLAPWLDVVRGENGDSTLKTYPGSPLLARRMLRKQDRLTLTELHPADFETLSNLFAGDHQVKTIHLDGWLALGSFLPPKEKRGLVLIDPAFEKTSEFGDMTTAVIKSWRKWQTGTFALWYPMKDARAISRMHKDFEEAGLRDILALELNAGKSGPDTRMLGSGMTMVNPPFTLSSEMNVVLPWLCETVRQGPGADWNVHQIVGE
- a CDS encoding GNAT family N-acetyltransferase, whose amino-acid sequence is MTTTSNPTANVRPFRPGDLSCLLPLNNAAVPAVNELSAEELLDLIGQSLVCLVAEIDEEPVGFLLSISDGADYASANYRWLSKNVSNFSYTDRICVDETRRGLRIGEKLYKALFDHLKDTGRSFVCEVNSRPPNPGSLRFHQRLGFEEIGTADHGEKAVVFLRKDPLGVAE